One genomic window of Rhizobium sp. Pop5 includes the following:
- a CDS encoding MarR family winged helix-turn-helix transcriptional regulator, translated as MNKTAQPLRQEDYEALADLRFALRQFMDFSASAAQSEGLPVQQHQALLAIKGQRGGEAMTVGMLAERLIIAPHTATELVGRLSDAGLVERHADPADRRRQTVLLTEKADELLTRLSAVHLSEIRVMAPKLIKLLLELQKTAPKAE; from the coding sequence TTGAATAAGACCGCGCAGCCACTGCGACAGGAGGATTATGAGGCCCTCGCCGACCTCAGATTTGCGCTTCGCCAGTTCATGGATTTCAGCGCATCTGCCGCGCAGTCGGAAGGACTGCCGGTCCAGCAGCATCAGGCGCTGCTCGCAATCAAGGGACAACGCGGCGGCGAAGCGATGACCGTCGGCATGCTGGCCGAGCGGCTCATCATCGCGCCCCACACGGCAACCGAACTCGTCGGGCGGCTGTCGGATGCAGGGCTTGTCGAACGCCATGCCGATCCGGCAGACAGACGCCGCCAGACGGTTCTGCTGACCGAGAAGGCGGACGAGCTTCTGACGAGACTGAGCGCCGTCCACCTCTCAGAAATCAGGGTGATGGCCCCGAAGCTGATCAAACTCCTGCTCGAGCTCCAGAAGACGGCGCCGAAAGCCGAATAG
- a CDS encoding chloride channel protein: MAQHQPSNRPHDFTGGLSRREAGDFTTDRRVLLLVGMAIIVGTAGAFAAWCLVSLIALVTNLIWFGQIGIEPASLAAVPRSLWVVLVPPLGGLAIGLMARFGSEKIRGHGIPEAIEAILIGGSRMSPKVAVLKPLSSAISIGTGGPFGAEGPIIMTGGAIGSLFAQFFHMSAAERKTLLVAGAAAGMTAIFGSPIAAVMLAVELLLFEWKPRSFIPVAVAACVSICWRPLLFGVGPLFPTHFQVALPWWGIFACAAMGIISGLQSGLLTTLLYRIEDLFEALPIHWMWWPMFGGLVIGLGGLIEPRAMGVGYDIIDGLLNNRLLAPAVMSILLVKMIIWLFALSSGTSGGVLAPLLIFGGALGWLVGIIMPGNDPGFWALLGMAAMMGGTMRAPLTGTFFAMEITGDVSTLVPLLAATVVAYAVTVLLLRRSILTEKIARRGQHITREYGVDPFEFSRAREIMISDVDALPLTMTVGEACDFFTSQQKTHRIYPVVDAAGRLTGIVSRADALLWQGKSDLATQTLAENVTDDSVPVGHPGDTVAFIADLMLSTGSGRIPIVDPTSGKLCGLIARKDLLRLRSSYRTAELDRRPYLTAGARGKP, from the coding sequence ATGGCGCAGCATCAACCCAGCAACCGGCCGCACGATTTCACCGGCGGCCTTTCCCGGCGCGAGGCCGGGGATTTCACCACCGACAGGCGGGTGCTCCTCCTCGTCGGCATGGCGATCATCGTCGGCACCGCAGGCGCCTTTGCCGCCTGGTGTCTCGTCAGCCTCATCGCGCTGGTGACCAATCTCATCTGGTTCGGCCAGATCGGCATCGAGCCCGCTTCTCTTGCTGCCGTGCCGCGTTCGCTGTGGGTGGTGCTGGTGCCGCCGCTCGGAGGGCTCGCGATCGGGCTGATGGCTCGCTTCGGGTCGGAGAAGATCCGCGGTCACGGCATTCCCGAGGCGATCGAGGCGATCCTGATCGGTGGCAGCCGGATGTCGCCGAAGGTCGCGGTCCTGAAGCCGCTGTCGTCGGCCATCTCCATCGGGACTGGCGGGCCGTTCGGTGCCGAGGGACCGATCATCATGACGGGCGGCGCGATCGGATCGCTGTTTGCGCAATTCTTTCACATGAGCGCGGCCGAGCGGAAGACGCTGCTGGTCGCAGGCGCGGCCGCCGGCATGACGGCGATCTTCGGTTCGCCGATCGCCGCGGTCATGCTTGCAGTCGAACTTCTGTTGTTCGAATGGAAGCCGCGCAGCTTCATTCCGGTCGCCGTTGCCGCCTGCGTATCGATCTGCTGGCGTCCGCTGCTCTTCGGCGTTGGACCGCTATTTCCGACCCATTTCCAGGTGGCTCTGCCCTGGTGGGGGATTTTCGCCTGCGCCGCGATGGGGATCATTTCAGGACTGCAATCGGGATTGCTGACGACGCTGCTCTACAGGATCGAGGACCTGTTCGAAGCCCTGCCGATCCATTGGATGTGGTGGCCGATGTTCGGCGGTCTCGTCATCGGCCTCGGCGGCCTGATCGAACCGCGCGCGATGGGCGTCGGCTACGACATCATCGATGGTCTGCTCAACAACCGGCTGCTCGCGCCGGCGGTGATGTCGATCCTGCTGGTGAAGATGATCATCTGGCTGTTTGCCCTGTCGTCGGGAACCTCGGGCGGCGTGCTTGCTCCCCTTCTCATCTTCGGCGGCGCGCTCGGATGGCTGGTCGGGATCATCATGCCCGGCAACGATCCCGGTTTCTGGGCGTTGCTCGGAATGGCCGCGATGATGGGCGGAACCATGCGCGCGCCGCTGACCGGAACCTTCTTTGCGATGGAGATCACCGGTGACGTCAGCACGCTCGTTCCGCTTCTCGCGGCAACGGTGGTCGCCTACGCTGTGACGGTGCTGCTGCTGCGCCGCTCGATTCTCACCGAGAAGATCGCGCGCCGCGGTCAGCACATTACCCGCGAATATGGGGTCGATCCATTCGAGTTCTCCCGGGCAAGGGAAATCATGATCAGCGATGTCGACGCGCTTCCTCTCACCATGACGGTCGGCGAGGCCTGCGATTTCTTCACCTCCCAGCAGAAAACGCACCGGATCTATCCGGTGGTCGATGCTGCGGGCAGGCTGACCGGTATCGTTTCGAGGGCCGACGCCCTTCTCTGGCAGGGGAAATCAGATCTCGCCACCCAGACGCTTGCGGAAAACGTCACGGACGACTCGGTTCCCGTGGGGCATCCTGGCGATACGGTCGCCTTCATCGCCGACCTGATGCTGTCGACCGGCAGCGGTCGCATTCCGATCGTCGATCCAACGTCGGGCAAGCTCTGCGGCCTGATCGCCCGCAAGGATCTGCTGCGGCTGCGCAGTTCCTACCGGACGGCGGAATTGGATCGGCGGCCTTATCTGACAGCCGGAGCAAGGGGCAAGCCGTGA
- a CDS encoding ABC transporter ATP-binding protein, whose amino-acid sequence MSVAEDIRRGEVTIRRLSKSYKLNGKPLQVLKDINLHIRSGESLAIVGASGSGKTTLLRVLAGLEESDTGEVLVDGKAVRGVGAERAVIFQEPRLLPWLTVLDNVAFGLETRGLSREQARSRASRYVKLVGLQQFETAYPRQLSGGMAQRVGIARALAVQPEILLLDEPLGALDAMTKIGMQQELARIWRDEDVTTILVTHDLEEAIYLADRILILPREKGAEPRLIEIDLPRPRDRSAPEFVRHREQLLNLFGLH is encoded by the coding sequence ATGAGCGTCGCTGAGGACATTCGCCGCGGAGAGGTGACGATCCGTCGCCTCTCCAAATCCTACAAGCTGAACGGCAAACCCCTGCAGGTTCTGAAGGATATCAATCTCCATATCCGATCCGGCGAAAGCCTCGCCATCGTCGGCGCCAGCGGATCGGGCAAGACGACCCTGCTCAGGGTTCTGGCCGGGCTCGAGGAATCCGACACCGGAGAAGTGCTCGTCGACGGCAAAGCGGTACGGGGCGTCGGCGCGGAACGCGCCGTCATCTTCCAGGAGCCCCGCCTTCTGCCCTGGCTCACGGTGCTCGACAACGTCGCCTTCGGGCTGGAAACCAGGGGACTCTCCCGCGAGCAGGCGCGGAGCCGGGCGAGCCGCTACGTCAAGCTCGTCGGCCTGCAGCAATTCGAGACCGCCTATCCCCGACAGCTGTCGGGAGGCATGGCGCAGCGCGTCGGGATCGCCCGGGCGCTTGCCGTCCAACCCGAAATCCTGCTGCTCGACGAGCCGCTCGGCGCGCTCGACGCGATGACCAAGATCGGCATGCAGCAGGAGCTCGCGCGGATCTGGCGCGACGAGGATGTTACGACCATTCTCGTCACCCACGACCTCGAAGAGGCGATCTATCTCGCCGACAGGATCCTGATCTTGCCGCGGGAAAAGGGAGCCGAGCCGCGCCTGATCGAAATCGATCTGCCGCGTCCCCGCGACCGGAGCGCACCGGAATTCGTCCGGCACCGCGAGCAACTGCTGAACCTGTTTGGATTGCATTGA
- a CDS encoding ABC transporter substrate-binding protein, translating to MTFHPRNLLLPAVIALGLATPAAATDTVKLRYLASQGGLAAHELADALGYFKDTGITFENVGYAQGGPASLIALASGDVEIGSAATSAVLNSIIGGNDFVAAYPSNGINDEVQSTFYVLEDSPIKSIKDIVGKSIAVNTLGAHLDYTIREALHSVGLPSDSANQVVVPGPQLEQVLRSKQVDIAAFGYWQTTFEGAALKNGGLRPVFDDTDVLGDIAGGFVVLRRDFIQQHPEAAKIFVEQSARALDYAREHPEETKKIFAKALAERGENADIAQYFRGYGVRAGGLPVERDIQFWIDVLVREGKLKQGQLAAKNILFTADAKPASN from the coding sequence ATGACGTTTCATCCCCGCAATCTTCTCCTGCCGGCCGTCATCGCGCTCGGCCTCGCCACACCGGCCGCAGCCACTGACACGGTGAAGCTGCGTTATCTCGCGAGCCAAGGCGGCCTTGCCGCCCATGAACTGGCCGATGCACTCGGCTATTTCAAAGACACCGGCATCACGTTTGAGAATGTCGGCTATGCCCAGGGCGGCCCGGCCTCTCTCATCGCTCTCGCATCCGGCGACGTCGAGATCGGCAGCGCCGCCACCTCCGCCGTGCTGAATTCGATCATCGGCGGCAACGACTTCGTCGCCGCCTATCCGTCGAACGGCATCAACGACGAGGTGCAGTCGACTTTCTATGTGCTGGAAGACAGCCCGATCAAAAGCATCAAGGACATTGTCGGCAAGAGCATCGCGGTCAACACGCTCGGCGCGCATCTCGACTATACCATTCGCGAGGCCTTGCATTCCGTCGGCCTGCCGAGCGACTCCGCCAATCAGGTCGTCGTTCCCGGTCCGCAGTTGGAGCAGGTGCTGCGCTCCAAGCAGGTCGATATTGCCGCCTTCGGTTATTGGCAGACGACCTTCGAGGGTGCGGCGCTCAAGAATGGCGGCCTGCGTCCGGTTTTCGACGATACCGACGTTCTCGGCGACATCGCCGGCGGCTTCGTGGTCCTGCGTCGCGATTTCATTCAGCAACATCCCGAAGCCGCCAAGATTTTTGTCGAGCAGTCGGCCCGTGCCCTCGACTATGCCCGGGAACATCCGGAGGAAACCAAGAAGATCTTCGCCAAGGCGCTTGCCGAGCGCGGTGAGAACGCGGATATCGCACAGTATTTCCGCGGCTACGGCGTGCGCGCCGGCGGCCTGCCGGTCGAACGCGACATTCAGTTCTGGATCGACGTACTGGTTCGCGAGGGTAAGCTGAAGCAAGGCCAACTGGCGGCTAAGAACATTCTCTTTACCGCCGACGCTAAACCGGCAAGCAACTGA
- a CDS encoding ABC transporter permease has translation MAYEINQALPTSFGHLKSRESNTSVLASHLRKVLASLLPRYGLLISFLVLWQVSSTRGWVNPAVFPPLNLILSTLWTNLANGALIDDIAISLQRAGIAFAFAVVLGIPLGLFMGQFRAVEQALDPILQLFRQTSALALYPVFILLLGLGETSKIFVIFWATLFPVLLATIGGVKEVDKKLIEMARTYGAGPLTIFRRVILPASVPAIFVGLRLSATTALLLLIAAEMIGANKGIGFQVMNAQYNFQIPLMFAAILLLAFLGLAANALLVLLQRRLCRWSQPSA, from the coding sequence ATGGCCTATGAAATCAACCAGGCTCTTCCGACAAGTTTTGGTCACCTGAAGAGCCGCGAAAGCAATACTTCCGTTCTCGCATCCCACCTGCGCAAGGTGCTTGCATCGCTTTTGCCGCGCTACGGCCTGCTCATCAGCTTCCTCGTGCTCTGGCAGGTGTCGAGCACCAGGGGCTGGGTCAATCCCGCCGTCTTCCCGCCTTTGAATCTGATCCTGTCGACCCTTTGGACCAACCTTGCCAACGGCGCGCTCATCGATGACATCGCCATCAGCCTGCAACGAGCCGGGATTGCCTTTGCCTTCGCCGTCGTGCTCGGCATTCCGCTCGGCCTCTTCATGGGCCAGTTTCGTGCGGTCGAACAGGCGCTCGATCCGATCCTGCAGCTCTTCCGCCAGACCTCGGCGCTGGCGCTCTATCCGGTCTTCATCCTCCTGCTCGGTCTCGGCGAAACCTCCAAAATCTTCGTCATCTTCTGGGCGACGCTGTTTCCGGTGCTGCTCGCCACGATCGGCGGCGTCAAGGAGGTGGACAAGAAGCTTATCGAGATGGCGCGCACCTATGGTGCCGGACCACTCACCATCTTCCGCCGCGTCATCCTGCCGGCCTCCGTGCCTGCGATCTTCGTCGGCCTGCGTCTCTCGGCGACAACTGCGCTTCTTCTCCTGATCGCCGCCGAGATGATCGGCGCCAACAAGGGCATCGGCTTCCAGGTCATGAATGCCCAGTACAATTTCCAGATCCCGCTGATGTTTGCGGCGATCCTGCTGCTCGCCTTCCTCGGCCTTGCCGCGAATGCACTGCTCGTCCTCCTGCAGCGCCGTCTCTGCCGCTGGTCTCAGCCGAGCGCCTGA
- a CDS encoding LLM class flavin-dependent oxidoreductase produces the protein MTRKIRLGAFLPGGGQHVASWRHPDQPVDGATSFEFHKQLAQTAERGLFDAYFLADGLAVGFGGAREGGNARVAGFEPVTLFSALAPLTTHLGFIATSSTTYEEPYTTARKFASLDLISEGRAGWNVVTTTGDLTAQNFNRETQLPHADRYRRAAEHVDVVRKLWESFEDDAFIRDKGTGVFFDPAKLHDTDHRGEHFSVRGPLNVSRSPQGHPVIVQAGQSDDGRGLAAATAEVIFTAHQHIETAQEFYRDIKARARGLGRNPDHILVMPGVSAFVGRTEAEARQKYDRLTSLIVEEDGIGLLNGLTGGTLDLHGYDLDGPLPPAPPTEGMKSRQALIRQIADENNFTIRQLYQWIASARGHYTVVGTAEQIADTLQTWFENEAADGFNILPPWLPTALDDFVDLVIPELQRRGLFRTAYEGKTLRENLGLPFPTNRWAAERVALQAAE, from the coding sequence ATGACACGGAAAATCAGGCTTGGAGCATTTCTTCCCGGTGGCGGACAGCATGTCGCCTCATGGCGGCATCCCGACCAGCCGGTCGACGGCGCGACCAGTTTCGAGTTTCACAAACAGCTCGCCCAGACCGCCGAACGCGGCCTCTTCGATGCTTATTTCCTAGCCGATGGGCTGGCAGTCGGTTTCGGCGGAGCGCGCGAAGGCGGGAACGCCCGCGTGGCCGGCTTCGAACCCGTTACATTGTTCTCCGCCCTTGCGCCTCTGACCACCCATCTCGGCTTCATCGCGACGTCCTCGACCACCTATGAGGAGCCTTATACGACCGCCCGCAAGTTCGCTTCGCTGGATCTGATCTCCGAGGGCCGCGCCGGCTGGAACGTCGTGACCACGACGGGCGACCTCACGGCGCAGAACTTCAATCGCGAAACGCAGCTTCCGCACGCAGACCGATATCGCCGCGCCGCCGAGCATGTCGACGTCGTCCGCAAGCTCTGGGAGAGCTTCGAGGACGACGCCTTCATCCGTGATAAGGGGACCGGCGTCTTCTTCGACCCGGCGAAACTGCACGACACCGATCACCGCGGCGAGCATTTCAGTGTGCGCGGCCCGCTCAACGTCTCGCGCTCGCCACAGGGACATCCCGTCATCGTCCAGGCCGGGCAGTCCGACGACGGACGCGGGCTTGCCGCCGCGACGGCCGAGGTCATCTTCACCGCCCACCAGCATATCGAAACCGCCCAGGAGTTCTATCGGGACATCAAGGCGCGCGCTCGCGGCCTCGGCCGAAATCCCGATCACATCCTGGTCATGCCCGGTGTATCCGCCTTCGTCGGAAGGACCGAGGCGGAGGCGCGCCAAAAATACGATCGCCTGACCTCGCTCATCGTCGAAGAGGACGGAATCGGCCTCCTCAACGGCCTGACCGGCGGCACGCTCGACCTGCACGGTTATGATCTCGACGGGCCTCTTCCGCCCGCGCCGCCGACGGAAGGCATGAAGAGCCGCCAGGCACTCATCCGCCAGATCGCCGATGAAAACAACTTCACCATCCGCCAGCTCTATCAATGGATCGCATCCGCCCGCGGGCACTACACCGTCGTCGGAACCGCCGAACAGATCGCCGATACGCTGCAGACATGGTTCGAAAACGAAGCGGCCGACGGCTTCAACATTCTGCCGCCCTGGCTGCCGACGGCGCTCGACGACTTCGTCGACCTGGTCATCCCGGAACTGCAGCGCCGCGGCCTGTTCCGCACGGCTTACGAAGGCAAGACGCTCCGGGAAAACCTCGGCCTGCCTTTCCCGACCAACCGATGGGCTGCCGAGCGCGTGGCTCTTCAGGCAGCAGAGTGA
- a CDS encoding IclR family transcriptional regulator has product MDAIQDEAVGKRARGLDRAFEILDFLRQKRQALKPNEIAAQIGAPRSSVYELVNLLLSNGILEFTGGEGRVYLGRKLYFLGAAYENHFDFTRECEAALEQLADETRETAQFCMLDGNRYTVVRMREGARPFRISTDVGQSVPIPWTASGRLLVAHLSDQEILSFIPPQDFRLPNGEWLDPQSFIAEVRQAEREGLFTFNSIVDSFTHCFAVPVRDEEGHAAATLCLVTPRDDGIANRDRYLDCLKKAATGLGHAPARSKRG; this is encoded by the coding sequence ATGGACGCAATTCAAGACGAAGCAGTCGGCAAGCGGGCTCGCGGGCTCGACCGTGCCTTCGAAATCCTTGATTTCCTGCGTCAGAAACGGCAGGCCTTGAAGCCGAACGAAATCGCCGCACAGATCGGCGCGCCGCGCTCGTCGGTCTACGAACTCGTCAATCTGCTGCTGAGCAACGGCATCCTCGAATTCACCGGCGGCGAGGGCCGCGTCTATCTCGGCCGCAAGCTCTATTTCCTGGGCGCCGCCTACGAGAACCATTTCGATTTCACCCGCGAATGCGAGGCAGCACTTGAACAGCTTGCCGACGAGACGCGTGAGACGGCACAGTTCTGCATGCTCGATGGCAACAGATATACGGTCGTGCGCATGCGCGAAGGCGCGCGGCCGTTCCGCATCTCGACGGATGTCGGCCAGTCGGTGCCGATCCCGTGGACGGCGTCGGGCCGCCTGCTCGTTGCGCATCTGTCGGATCAGGAAATCCTGAGCTTCATTCCGCCGCAGGATTTCCGCCTGCCGAACGGCGAATGGCTCGACCCGCAAAGCTTCATCGCCGAAGTCCGCCAGGCCGAACGTGAAGGCCTCTTCACCTTCAACAGCATCGTCGACAGCTTCACGCATTGTTTTGCCGTGCCGGTGCGCGACGAAGAAGGCCACGCCGCCGCAACGCTCTGCCTCGTCACCCCCCGCGACGACGGCATTGCGAACCGGGACCGCTACCTCGACTGTCTGAAAAAGGCCGCCACCGGTCTTGGCCACGCCCCGGCACGATCAAAACGAGGCTGA
- a CDS encoding ABC transporter substrate-binding protein codes for MKHLENSISATLRRRLLAGAAAAAALLAFSAGTASAAASCIKGDRKAPYTIGWANIYSVPTWMKQTEGTIKAEVDELNKAGLVKDLMITDAQGNAQTQIQHIQSMIDANVDAIVVIAGSSTALDRVISDACDKGIAVVNFDSLVDTDKVTAKINTDSNEWGATAAKWMVSQLGGKGKIIIMNGPAGISVSDDRRKGAQPVLDANPGLKVITETNTEYNVAPAQEAMTSLLFANPDIDGVLSLGGALSAGSVMAFERQGREQVPTTGENARQFLELWKEKGLKGWATMQPNWLGALSVYTAVQALQGKDIPAFVKVPLPVIDDSTIGSYLARADKFPADGYIYSDYDKALFDKLLAK; via the coding sequence ATGAAGCATCTTGAAAACAGCATTTCCGCCACGCTGCGCCGTCGCCTTCTCGCGGGCGCTGCCGCCGCTGCGGCTCTTCTCGCCTTTTCGGCCGGTACGGCGTCCGCTGCCGCCAGCTGCATCAAGGGTGACCGCAAGGCGCCCTATACGATCGGCTGGGCGAACATCTATTCGGTGCCGACCTGGATGAAACAGACCGAAGGCACCATCAAGGCCGAAGTGGACGAGTTGAACAAGGCGGGCCTGGTGAAGGACCTGATGATCACGGACGCGCAGGGCAATGCCCAGACGCAGATCCAGCATATCCAGTCGATGATCGACGCCAATGTCGACGCCATCGTGGTGATCGCCGGTTCCTCCACGGCGCTCGACCGAGTTATCTCCGACGCCTGCGATAAGGGCATCGCGGTGGTGAATTTCGACAGCCTCGTCGACACCGACAAGGTGACCGCCAAGATCAACACCGATTCCAATGAATGGGGCGCCACCGCTGCCAAGTGGATGGTCAGCCAGCTCGGCGGCAAAGGCAAGATCATCATCATGAACGGCCCGGCCGGCATTTCGGTGAGCGACGACCGCCGCAAGGGCGCCCAGCCGGTCCTCGATGCCAATCCGGGCCTAAAGGTGATCACCGAGACGAATACGGAATATAACGTCGCCCCGGCACAGGAAGCGATGACCAGCCTGCTCTTCGCCAACCCTGATATCGACGGCGTGCTGTCCCTCGGCGGCGCATTGTCGGCCGGCTCGGTCATGGCTTTTGAGCGCCAGGGCCGTGAACAGGTGCCGACGACAGGCGAAAATGCCCGGCAGTTCCTGGAACTCTGGAAAGAGAAGGGTCTGAAGGGCTGGGCAACCATGCAGCCCAACTGGCTCGGTGCGCTTTCCGTCTATACTGCCGTGCAGGCGCTGCAAGGCAAGGATATCCCGGCCTTCGTCAAGGTGCCGCTGCCCGTCATCGACGACAGCACGATCGGCAGCTACCTCGCGCGCGCCGACAAGTTCCCCGCCGACGGCTATATTTACTCGGACTACGACAAGGCGCTCTTCGACAAACTGCTTGCCAAGTAA
- a CDS encoding sugar ABC transporter ATP-binding protein has protein sequence MTEERPLLEARQVFKGFFGNPVLKGVDIALLPGRVHALLGENGAGKSTLINLLSGALQPDRGSILVDGKPVGRFSPAAARAAGIAVVQQELSLTASLSIAENIGLGAFPRRFGLIDYKALHRGVREVCDLVGLTEPLDMPVADLALGRRQMVEIAKALFRKPRVLILDEPTSSLSAHEAGILASLIGTLRDRGTALLYISHRLNEVQALCSHVTVLKDGGVTADQSLSGIDGEGLVRLMVGRETGDLFPPRAAAKPGEMRIGVEGFSAGMVRDIGFSARAGEIVGIGGLVGQGQEDLLLGLYGAIPASAARAEVSGKPALPTNVGEANAAGIVYVPADRKHEGLVLPHSIASNLILPSLGLLARKGLRDRPAETGLVADLARRLTIKGDTARPVQALSGGNQQKVALAKWLPLDPSVLLLNDPTRGVDIETKREIYLMLRAFAAEGRLVILASSDTPELVHLCDRVVVLREGRVAAALSQGEISEGAIVGAAMGIATTTQGAAA, from the coding sequence ATGACGGAAGAACGACCCCTGCTGGAAGCCCGGCAGGTGTTCAAGGGATTTTTCGGCAATCCCGTTTTGAAGGGCGTCGACATCGCCCTTCTGCCGGGCAGGGTTCACGCCCTGCTCGGCGAGAACGGCGCGGGCAAATCCACATTGATCAACCTCCTGTCGGGCGCCCTGCAGCCCGATAGAGGTTCCATCCTGGTCGACGGCAAGCCCGTCGGGCGTTTCAGCCCGGCGGCTGCGCGTGCGGCCGGCATCGCCGTGGTCCAGCAGGAGCTGAGCCTGACGGCCAGTCTCTCGATTGCCGAAAACATCGGGCTCGGCGCCTTCCCGCGCCGGTTCGGCCTTATCGATTACAAGGCGCTTCATCGCGGCGTGCGAGAGGTCTGCGACTTGGTGGGGCTCACCGAGCCGCTCGACATGCCGGTCGCCGATCTCGCGCTCGGCCGCCGCCAGATGGTGGAAATCGCCAAGGCGCTGTTCCGCAAGCCGCGTGTACTCATTCTGGACGAGCCGACTTCGTCGCTCTCCGCGCACGAAGCGGGCATTCTTGCCAGTCTGATCGGGACGCTGAGGGATCGTGGCACGGCGCTTCTTTATATTTCCCACCGTCTGAATGAAGTGCAGGCGCTCTGCTCGCATGTCACGGTGTTGAAGGATGGCGGCGTCACGGCCGACCAGTCGCTCTCCGGCATCGACGGCGAAGGGCTGGTGCGCCTGATGGTCGGCCGCGAGACCGGCGACCTCTTCCCGCCGCGCGCCGCTGCCAAGCCCGGCGAAATGCGCATCGGCGTCGAGGGCTTCTCCGCCGGCATGGTGCGTGACATCGGCTTTTCCGCCCGCGCCGGCGAGATCGTCGGCATTGGCGGGCTCGTGGGACAAGGCCAGGAAGACTTGCTGCTTGGTCTCTATGGCGCGATTCCGGCATCCGCCGCCCGGGCTGAAGTTTCCGGCAAGCCGGCTCTCCCCACTAACGTCGGCGAGGCTAATGCGGCTGGTATCGTCTATGTCCCGGCCGACCGCAAGCATGAGGGGCTGGTGCTGCCGCATTCCATCGCCTCCAATCTCATCCTTCCCTCGCTTGGACTTCTGGCCCGCAAGGGCCTGCGCGACCGGCCGGCGGAAACCGGCCTGGTCGCCGATCTCGCCCGCCGCCTGACCATCAAGGGCGACACCGCCCGCCCGGTGCAGGCGCTCTCAGGCGGCAACCAGCAGAAGGTGGCGCTCGCCAAATGGCTGCCGCTCGACCCCTCGGTTCTGCTCCTCAACGATCCGACGCGCGGCGTCGACATCGAGACCAAGCGTGAAATCTACCTGATGCTGCGCGCCTTCGCTGCCGAAGGGCGACTCGTCATTCTCGCCAGTTCCGACACACCGGAGCTCGTCCATCTTTGCGACCGTGTCGTGGTTCTGCGCGAGGGGCGCGTCGCGGCGGCGCTGTCGCAGGGTGAAATCAGTGAAGGAGCGATCGTCGGAGCGGCGATGGGCATTGCGACCACGACACAGGGAGCGGCAGCATGA
- a CDS encoding ABC transporter permease produces MSTISPSSWLYGSIQLRRNRGLGGLYLVVAAFLILYAVLFPGILSIGGFSKFTQNWFPLALVTMAQALLMLNGGITLAIGPLVSLGAVIAATTMEGALGVSGGILAVAAAGLAIGAITGAIVTHLRLPAIIVTLAGSFIISGVALILLPRPGGAIPDWLSTVLAGHTPVAFLLLVLILALWKAFLATPLGLGIYAAGDNSVGAFRSGVPVERVKVAAFALSGLLAALTGLFVAAQTGSGDPVIGTPFTLNSIAAAVLGGVGFLGGKGTMRGAICGSLLLSVMINVMFFLGFPPVAQYVAQGLIIVGAVAVPEFLTQWRARR; encoded by the coding sequence ATGAGCACGATTTCCCCATCCTCTTGGCTCTACGGCTCGATCCAGCTTCGCCGCAATCGCGGCCTCGGCGGCCTCTATCTTGTCGTTGCGGCTTTTCTCATTCTCTATGCCGTGCTCTTTCCGGGCATCCTTTCGATTGGCGGATTCTCGAAGTTCACGCAGAACTGGTTTCCGCTTGCGCTCGTCACGATGGCGCAGGCGCTGCTCATGCTGAACGGCGGCATCACGCTGGCGATCGGCCCGCTGGTCAGCCTCGGAGCCGTGATCGCGGCGACGACGATGGAGGGCGCGCTTGGCGTTTCCGGAGGCATTCTTGCCGTCGCTGCCGCCGGTCTTGCGATCGGCGCCATCACCGGCGCCATCGTGACGCATCTGAGATTGCCGGCGATCATTGTCACGCTTGCCGGCTCCTTCATCATCAGCGGGGTGGCGCTCATCCTGTTGCCGCGGCCGGGCGGGGCCATTCCCGATTGGCTGTCGACGGTGCTCGCCGGCCATACGCCCGTCGCCTTCCTGCTGCTCGTCTTGATCCTGGCGCTTTGGAAAGCCTTCCTGGCGACGCCGCTCGGTCTCGGCATCTATGCGGCTGGCGACAATTCGGTCGGGGCGTTCCGTTCCGGCGTTCCGGTCGAACGGGTGAAGGTCGCAGCCTTTGCGCTCTCCGGTCTTCTCGCCGCGTTGACCGGCCTTTTCGTTGCCGCGCAGACCGGCTCCGGTGATCCGGTGATCGGCACGCCGTTTACGCTGAATTCGATCGCCGCCGCCGTACTTGGCGGTGTCGGCTTCCTCGGCGGCAAGGGCACGATGCGTGGCGCGATCTGTGGCAGCCTGCTGCTCTCGGTCATGATCAACGTCATGTTCTTCCTGGGCTTCCCGCCGGTCGCACAATATGTCGCTCAAGGCCTGATCATCGTCGGGGCGGTCGCCGTTCCGGAATTTCTGACGCAATGGAGGGCAAGGCGATGA